One Elaeis guineensis isolate ETL-2024a chromosome 10, EG11, whole genome shotgun sequence genomic window carries:
- the LOC140852240 gene encoding uncharacterized protein isoform X1, protein MTHTHQDGTFVRDESRDLYERATSLIAERDDESAASTQQSRIEAKVFTELMGPERYGRVRGYGVGVTPTQLSEVSRYTQHAAADAQDSCIRRLEAEIQEIRQSRVAEMEEMRQSRAEMQAMRGQIDRLTSLLEMLLAHQAPVETAARHVETATTIRLQIDIILFLLYSYIYL, encoded by the exons atgactcatactcatcaggatggtacttttgttcgagatgagtcgagagatttatat gagagggctacatctctcattgcggagcgtgacgacgagtccgcagcatctacgcagcagagccgtatcgaggccaaggtgttcacagagttgatgggaccagagcgctacggccgagtaaggggttatggagtaggagtcacccccactcagttatctgaggttagtagatatacgcagcatgctgcagcagatgctcaggattcatgcATCCGCAGACTtgaggcggagatacaggagattagacagagtcgtgtcgcggagatggaggagatgcgacagagccgtgccgagatgcaggccatgaggggacagattgatcggcttacatctttattagagat gctcctggcacatcaggcacccgtcgagacagcggcacgtcacgtggagacagcgacgaccatccgcctgcagattgatattattttatttttattgtattcttatatttatttatga
- the LOC140852033 gene encoding putative germin-like protein 2-1 yields MASRILLLAFLALVCSHAIASDPSPVQDFCVADKTSQVFVNGLVCKNPKDVKADDFFLSGLDKPGDTANKLGSNVTLVNVEKIAGLNTLGISLARIDFAPYGLNPPHIHPRATEILTVLEGSIYVGFVTSNPDNRLFTRVINKGDVFVFPQGLIHFQFNYGTKNAVAIAALSSQNPGVITVANAVFGSKPPISRDVLAKAFQADEKTVDWLQAQFWMDNNN; encoded by the exons ATGGCTTCACGCATCCTCCTGCTTGCTTTCCTTGCGCTGGTTTGTTCTCATGCAATTGCTTCTGATCCCAGTCCTGTCCAGGATTTCTGTGTTGCTGACAAGACGTCCCAGG TATTTGTCAACGGCCTTGTGTGCAAGAACCCAAAGGATGTCAAAGCTGATGATTTCTTCCTCTCCGGCCTCGACAAGCCTGGCGATACAGCAAACAAACTTGGGTCAAATGTGACTTTGGTTAATGTGGAGAAAATTGCAGGGCTCAACACCCTTGGCATCTCGTTGGCTCGCATAGACTTCGCTCCTTATGGCCTGAACCCACCTCACATCCACCCTCGGGCGACGGAGATTTTGACCGTGTTAGAAGGCTCGATTTACGTGGGTTTTGTGACTTCCAACCCGGACAACCGGCTCTTTACCAGAGTCATCAACAAGGGTGATGTGTTTGTGTTCCCCCAAGGTCTAATCCACTTCCAGTTCAACTACGGCACGAAGAATGCGGTTGCTATTGCCGCATTGAGCAGCCAAAACCCTGGTGTGATCACTGTAGCCAATGCTGTGTTTGGGTCGAAGCCACCCATCTCTCGTGATGTACTTGCGAAGGCCTTCCAGGCGGACGAGAAGACTGTTGACTGGCTGCAGGCTCAGTTTTGGATGGACAACAACAATTGA
- the LOC140852240 gene encoding uncharacterized protein isoform X2 produces the protein MTHTHQDGTFVRDESRDLYERATSLIAERDDESAASTQQSRIEAKVFTELMGPERYGRVRGYGVGVTPTQLSEVSRYTQHAAADAQDSCIRRLEAEIQEIRQSRVAEMEEMRQSRAEMQAMRGQIDRLTSLLEMYGPSQAPGTSGTRRDSGTSRGDSDDHPPAD, from the exons atgactcatactcatcaggatggtacttttgttcgagatgagtcgagagatttatat gagagggctacatctctcattgcggagcgtgacgacgagtccgcagcatctacgcagcagagccgtatcgaggccaaggtgttcacagagttgatgggaccagagcgctacggccgagtaaggggttatggagtaggagtcacccccactcagttatctgaggttagtagatatacgcagcatgctgcagcagatgctcaggattcatgcATCCGCAGACTtgaggcggagatacaggagattagacagagtcgtgtcgcggagatggaggagatgcgacagagccgtgccgagatgcaggccatgaggggacagattgatcggcttacatctttattagagatgtatggcccatctcag gctcctggcacatcaggcacccgtcgagacagcggcacgtcacgtggagacagcgacgaccatccgcctgcagattga